Proteins from a single region of Moritella sp. F3:
- the yccS gene encoding YccS family putative transporter, giving the protein MLILWQKLTYLTANSNFFIALKAFLASITLLIPGYFLGFSEFAVTAVLGIVAAVISEGDDSIKQRMINSLLALVCFTLSSLLVSLLFPYPLLFLLGSCLFSFAIIILGSLGKRYVTISFATLMIAVYTMLSLSHDAESATTLSSHDFNPSSLLLIAGAGWYFIISTVLLKVTLYNPIRERLADIYFSLGLYQQEKSKFFSQTKYDHKTIRHTLSTLNINIVNAMSECRTNIDYHVGEKDISHELQHLIHLYQEAQELHEKMTSSHFHYGSLKRNLNNDLIIAGFEQVLKQLASACTQRGHATLYKQAYQHDHGLTWSLAILKQELLTLETSLEWQLFGPLKLLFRNLRKADELLINSEPQNDQAFLVMAPREQLPVIQRLGNALHLSSPVFRHAIRLTLGIALGIGIILASDLHGYWVVLTTLFVLQPSYSATRVKLKQRISGTLMGIIIGATLLYLFPTERSQLFLLAISAFLFFYYLRQNYSRAVTYITLLVLLAFNVLYQQGYVVTIPRIIDTLTGCSIAFLLAKLVLPNWQYKQFPKYLVEAITANQNYFHEIIKQYVSGKNNDLPYRVSRRKAYVADSHLIASWKDMQVEPNDKRHKLNHVYDISRRNHAMLSALSALGVHRNKIIDPRLQQDLALVAQLISSALEQTQNTILSPVNVDKAYISEIESLLKRYENDGHKHTLLLIQKLKQIVEITEELQVMADDMNLVAYPLARA; this is encoded by the coding sequence ATGCTGATATTATGGCAAAAGCTGACTTATTTGACGGCCAACAGTAACTTTTTTATTGCCTTAAAAGCATTTCTTGCTTCAATTACATTACTGATCCCGGGTTATTTTCTGGGTTTTTCTGAATTTGCCGTGACCGCAGTACTGGGGATTGTAGCGGCCGTTATTTCTGAGGGTGACGACAGTATTAAGCAGCGTATGATTAATAGTTTGTTAGCGCTGGTTTGCTTTACTTTATCGTCATTATTGGTCAGTTTATTATTCCCCTACCCACTGCTATTTTTACTGGGCAGCTGTCTATTTAGTTTTGCGATCATTATTTTAGGCTCGCTCGGTAAGCGTTATGTCACCATCAGTTTTGCGACGTTAATGATTGCCGTTTATACCATGCTCAGCTTAAGCCATGATGCTGAATCGGCTACAACACTTAGTAGCCATGATTTTAACCCCAGCTCATTGTTACTTATTGCTGGTGCAGGATGGTATTTCATCATCTCGACAGTGCTGCTTAAAGTCACTTTATATAATCCAATCCGCGAACGCTTAGCTGATATTTATTTTTCCTTAGGTTTATACCAACAAGAGAAATCGAAGTTTTTTTCCCAAACCAAATATGATCATAAAACCATTCGCCATACTTTATCGACCTTAAATATTAATATCGTTAATGCGATGTCCGAGTGTCGAACCAATATTGATTACCATGTCGGTGAAAAAGATATTTCCCATGAACTCCAGCACTTGATCCATCTTTATCAAGAAGCTCAAGAACTGCATGAAAAAATGACCTCGAGCCATTTTCATTATGGGTCATTAAAACGTAATTTAAACAATGATTTAATTATTGCTGGTTTCGAGCAAGTATTAAAACAACTTGCCAGCGCCTGTACTCAACGTGGTCACGCGACTTTATACAAGCAAGCTTATCAACATGATCATGGTTTAACTTGGTCGTTAGCCATTTTAAAACAAGAATTACTGACATTGGAAACCTCGCTAGAATGGCAACTCTTTGGCCCCTTAAAACTGTTATTTCGGAATTTACGTAAAGCCGACGAATTATTAATTAACAGCGAACCACAAAACGATCAAGCATTCTTAGTCATGGCGCCACGTGAACAACTTCCGGTAATACAACGCCTCGGTAATGCATTGCATTTATCGAGTCCAGTATTTCGTCACGCGATCCGTTTAACCTTAGGTATCGCCTTAGGTATTGGCATTATTTTAGCGTCTGATTTGCATGGCTACTGGGTGGTATTAACAACATTATTTGTATTACAACCAAGTTACAGTGCCACGCGAGTAAAACTAAAGCAGCGTATTAGCGGTACACTGATGGGCATTATTATAGGTGCAACCTTGCTGTACCTGTTCCCAACAGAACGCAGCCAATTATTTTTATTAGCGATATCGGCATTTCTGTTCTTTTACTATTTACGTCAGAATTACAGCAGAGCAGTGACCTATATTACCTTACTGGTACTATTAGCATTTAACGTACTCTACCAACAAGGTTACGTTGTTACGATACCGCGGATCATCGATACCTTAACCGGTTGTAGTATTGCATTCTTGCTCGCAAAGTTAGTACTTCCTAACTGGCAGTATAAGCAATTTCCGAAATACTTAGTCGAAGCGATTACTGCCAATCAAAACTATTTTCATGAGATCATTAAGCAATACGTATCAGGTAAAAATAATGATTTACCCTACCGAGTCTCCCGTCGTAAAGCCTATGTCGCCGACAGTCACTTGATCGCATCGTGGAAAGACATGCAAGTTGAACCCAACGATAAACGTCATAAACTAAATCATGTTTACGATATTTCACGTCGTAACCATGCCATGTTATCAGCATTGTCCGCGTTAGGTGTGCACAGAAATAAAATTATTGATCCGCGATTACAGCAAGATTTAGCCTTGGTCGCACAATTAATTAGCAGCGCGTTAGAACAGACACAAAATACGATCTTGTCGCCAGTCAACGTCGATAAGGCTTATATTAGTGAGATCGAATCGTTACTGAAACGCTATGAAAATGATGGCCATAAACATACGTTATTATTAATTCAAAAGCTGAAGCAAATAGTGGAGATCACAGAAGAATTACAAGTGATGGCAGATGATATGAATCTAGTCGCCTATCCCCTTGCCCGTGCTTAA
- a CDS encoding ABC transporter substrate-binding protein: MLCTYSATASQVEVLHWWTSGGELDALSELQEKVKQTDNTWLDFAIKGGGGNSALTVLRSRAVSGNPPTAALIKGHNIQEWAKLGFLTSLDDIAKREQWDSKLPEFIQPVMKYKGHYVAVPINIHRINWLWLNQAVFKQAKIAIPTNLNELITALPLLEAAGYLPIAHTSEPWADAILFESISLSILGAEQYKQAFVELNPQVLTSPAMIDAFAQLRKISLYIDKNAKNRTWEQSTRLLIDDQAAIQIMGDWVAGKLLQEKQQLNTKIRCIEFPGSEGIFSYNVDSFAFFKLKSVSPDVKKAQNTLASIILTPELQRDFNAKKGSLPIINTMDNNNLNPCSKQAYDDYQQATKNHTLVPTFSQAMATTTYVQSAITRVISNFIYDKSISNETAVVQLTNAIKAAQ; this comes from the coding sequence ATGCTATGTACATATTCAGCCACAGCAAGCCAAGTCGAAGTATTGCATTGGTGGACATCGGGCGGCGAGCTCGATGCACTCAGTGAATTACAAGAAAAAGTAAAACAAACCGATAATACCTGGCTCGATTTTGCCATCAAAGGTGGTGGCGGTAATAGCGCATTAACAGTATTACGCTCTCGCGCCGTATCAGGTAATCCGCCAACAGCAGCATTAATTAAAGGTCACAACATTCAAGAATGGGCAAAGTTAGGTTTTCTTACCTCGTTAGATGATATTGCCAAGCGTGAACAATGGGATAGTAAATTGCCAGAGTTCATTCAACCGGTGATGAAATATAAAGGCCATTATGTTGCCGTACCCATTAATATTCATCGCATTAATTGGTTATGGCTGAATCAAGCGGTATTCAAGCAAGCCAAAATTGCGATACCGACTAATTTAAATGAACTAATCACAGCATTACCGCTATTGGAAGCCGCTGGTTATTTACCGATAGCGCACACCTCAGAGCCATGGGCAGATGCGATCTTATTTGAATCAATTAGCTTATCAATACTGGGGGCCGAGCAGTACAAACAAGCATTTGTTGAACTCAATCCGCAAGTTCTCACCTCACCAGCGATGATCGACGCCTTTGCTCAATTACGAAAAATATCGTTGTATATTGATAAAAATGCTAAAAATCGCACTTGGGAACAATCAACCAGACTGCTTATTGACGACCAAGCTGCGATACAAATCATGGGGGATTGGGTGGCTGGTAAATTACTGCAAGAAAAACAGCAATTAAATACCAAGATCCGCTGTATCGAATTTCCAGGCAGTGAAGGTATATTTAGCTACAACGTCGATAGTTTTGCTTTTTTTAAATTGAAAAGTGTCTCTCCAGACGTTAAAAAAGCGCAGAACACCTTAGCAAGCATCATCTTAACCCCCGAGCTACAGCGTGATTTCAATGCCAAGAAAGGCTCTCTACCGATAATCAATACGATGGATAATAACAATTTAAATCCCTGCAGTAAGCAAGCGTATGACGACTATCAACAAGCAACAAAAAACCATACGTTAGTGCCGACATTCTCACAAGCAATGGCAACCACAACCTATGTGCAATCAGCAATCACACGGGTTATTAGTAATTTCATTTATGATAAAAGCATCAGTAATGAAACCGCCGTGGTCCAATTAACTAACGCGATAAAAGCAGCACAGTAG
- a CDS encoding ATP-binding protein: MTIKEHIYRQLPSSLVSRMLLLTLLSIATAQFISTSIWYNFSKDQELDGLKNTAEGMAQNIASTATFFNSLPLQYRHIVLEQLRDFGGSRYFVSLNEVEITIDPVENSEMKRVVLDEFQRVLGDKLGNNIVIKTEFSHPKTLHVLNNDTLLSDLPRSWAHYSLTLEPLNPPVLVIQMMLAPDEWLYIAALLPAPYVSLNDNLVSNEQLFFIFLITANLMWMIYVLVRWQTKPLKRLAAAAATLSQDLDQPPLAETGASELVIATKAFNRMHLRIKRYIDDRERLFRSISHDLKTPITRLRLRAELLNDDTKTAKFNKDLDQLEMMVKGALQCVKDTDIHENNEIIDIQELLYEITEHHNCHEEKVTFEFPNIAIQYPGKPLAIKRCLTNLVENAIKYGDFLHLIVEQQQEHIVICLIDSGPGIPENMLEDIFTPYTRIAQDTDGSGLGLSIARNIASAHGGTLTLHNRENSGLKVILRLPHKPSSRALS, encoded by the coding sequence ATGACGATTAAAGAACATATTTACCGCCAATTACCGAGTTCACTGGTCTCGAGAATGTTATTGCTGACGCTATTATCCATTGCAACAGCACAGTTTATTTCAACCAGTATTTGGTACAATTTCAGTAAAGATCAAGAGCTCGATGGATTAAAAAATACCGCCGAAGGCATGGCACAAAATATCGCGTCAACGGCGACATTTTTTAATTCACTACCATTACAATATCGCCATATCGTCTTAGAACAATTGCGAGACTTTGGCGGCAGTCGCTATTTTGTATCCTTAAACGAAGTCGAAATAACGATCGACCCCGTTGAAAATAGCGAAATGAAACGGGTGGTTCTCGACGAGTTTCAACGTGTACTCGGTGATAAACTCGGTAATAATATCGTCATTAAAACGGAGTTTTCCCACCCAAAAACCTTGCATGTTCTCAACAATGATACCCTGCTATCGGATTTACCACGCTCTTGGGCGCACTATTCACTCACTTTAGAGCCGCTCAATCCACCGGTATTAGTGATCCAAATGATGCTAGCCCCTGATGAGTGGTTATATATTGCCGCGTTATTACCCGCACCTTATGTATCACTCAACGATAACTTAGTCAGTAATGAACAATTGTTTTTCATCTTCTTGATCACGGCGAATTTAATGTGGATGATTTACGTATTAGTGCGCTGGCAAACCAAGCCATTAAAAAGACTCGCAGCGGCCGCGGCAACATTGAGTCAAGATTTAGACCAACCCCCTTTAGCTGAAACCGGGGCATCTGAATTAGTCATCGCCACCAAAGCATTCAACCGTATGCATTTACGTATAAAACGCTATATCGACGATCGTGAACGCTTATTTCGTTCTATTTCTCATGATTTAAAAACACCGATCACCCGCTTACGTTTACGCGCGGAATTACTTAATGATGATACCAAGACAGCCAAGTTTAATAAGGATCTAGATCAGTTAGAAATGATGGTCAAAGGCGCGCTACAATGCGTTAAAGACACTGATATTCATGAAAATAATGAAATCATTGATATCCAAGAGCTGCTCTACGAAATTACCGAACACCATAATTGCCACGAAGAAAAAGTGACGTTTGAGTTTCCCAATATCGCCATTCAATACCCAGGAAAACCACTAGCGATCAAACGCTGCTTAACCAACCTAGTTGAGAACGCCATTAAATATGGTGATTTCTTACACCTCATAGTCGAACAACAACAGGAACATATCGTTATTTGCCTTATCGATTCGGGTCCCGGTATTCCAGAAAATATGTTAGAAGATATATTCACGCCCTACACGCGCATAGCCCAAGATACTGATGGTTCGGGCTTAGGATTAAGTATTGCGCGGAATATTGCCAGTGCCCATGGCGGTACACTCACCCTCCACAATCGAGAGAATTCAGGACTTAAAGTGATCTTACGACTTCCCCATAAACCTTCATCACGAGCATTGTCATGA
- a CDS encoding response regulator, whose amino-acid sequence MSTKKQILVVDDDVEIKELLSEYLDQAGFSVLTAGEGKEMQRVLATNTPDLIVLDVMMPGDDGFTLCQKIRRTSQVPIIMLTANSDEADRIVGLEIGADDYMAKPFSPRELLARIKALLRRSSYTKPTQGRYFVFANWKLDTLTRQLINLTDNNATELSGSEFNMLKLFVTNPNQVLSRDNLSDATRGREALPLERGIDIQLSRLRQKLGDNSKTPTLIKTIRGRGYVLITEVSYDD is encoded by the coding sequence ATGAGTACCAAAAAGCAAATTTTAGTCGTTGACGATGATGTAGAGATCAAAGAGTTACTCAGTGAATATCTCGATCAAGCTGGATTTTCAGTGCTCACGGCGGGTGAAGGCAAAGAAATGCAACGCGTACTCGCAACCAATACCCCCGATCTCATCGTTTTAGATGTGATGATGCCAGGTGACGATGGCTTTACCTTATGCCAAAAAATTCGCCGTACTTCGCAAGTACCTATCATCATGTTAACCGCCAATTCAGATGAAGCCGACCGCATTGTAGGGCTAGAAATTGGTGCCGATGATTACATGGCTAAACCTTTTAGCCCGCGCGAATTACTGGCGCGAATTAAAGCGTTATTACGTCGTTCAAGTTATACCAAGCCGACCCAAGGTCGCTATTTTGTGTTTGCCAATTGGAAACTCGATACCTTAACACGCCAATTAATCAACTTAACCGATAACAATGCCACCGAATTATCCGGTAGTGAATTCAATATGTTGAAGTTATTTGTTACCAACCCAAATCAAGTTTTGAGTCGTGATAACTTATCCGATGCTACCCGAGGCCGAGAAGCGCTACCACTTGAACGCGGTATTGATATTCAGCTCAGCCGTCTACGTCAAAAACTCGGCGATAACAGTAAAACACCAACCTTAATCAAAACGATTCGTGGGCGTGGGTACGTGTTGATTACTGAAGTGTCTTATGACGATTAA
- the fadA gene encoding acetyl-CoA C-acyltransferase FadA produces the protein MRDVVVVDCLRTPMGRSKAGAFRHVRAEDLSAKLMRGLLDRNPEVDPNDIEDVYWGCVQQTLEQGFNIARNASLLAGIPITAGATTVNRLCGSSMQAIHDATRAIAMGDGDVMIIGGVEHMGHVPMNHGVDFHVGLAKSTAKAAGMMGLTAEMLGKMHGITREQQDAFAVRSHKLAQAATESGRFKREILPIEGHDADGVLKLYDFDEVIRPETSMESLGNLRPVFDPVNGTVTAGTSSALSDGASAMLLMSADKAKELGLKPRARVVSMAVAGCDPSIMGYGPVPATKKALKRAGLTIDDIDVFELNEAFAAQSLPCVKDLGLEDVVDTKINLNGGAISLGHPLGCSGSRISTTLVNELEVQGGRYGLATMCIGLGQGIATVFERIED, from the coding sequence ATGAGAGATGTAGTTGTAGTCGATTGTCTACGTACACCTATGGGTCGTTCTAAAGCCGGTGCATTCCGCCACGTTCGTGCTGAAGATCTATCTGCAAAATTAATGCGAGGCTTGCTTGACCGTAACCCTGAAGTTGATCCAAATGACATCGAAGATGTTTATTGGGGTTGCGTTCAGCAAACGCTAGAGCAAGGTTTCAATATCGCCCGTAATGCTTCATTACTTGCTGGTATCCCAATCACAGCAGGCGCAACAACAGTTAACCGTCTATGTGGTTCATCAATGCAAGCTATCCATGATGCTACACGTGCTATCGCAATGGGCGACGGCGATGTGATGATCATTGGTGGTGTTGAGCACATGGGTCACGTACCGATGAATCACGGTGTTGATTTCCACGTTGGTCTGGCTAAATCTACTGCGAAAGCAGCGGGTATGATGGGTCTAACGGCTGAGATGCTAGGTAAAATGCACGGTATTACACGTGAGCAACAGGATGCATTTGCGGTTCGTTCTCACAAGCTGGCACAAGCTGCGACAGAATCAGGTCGTTTCAAGCGTGAAATACTACCAATTGAAGGTCACGATGCTGACGGCGTATTAAAATTGTATGATTTCGATGAAGTAATTCGTCCGGAGACATCAATGGAAAGCCTAGGTAACTTACGTCCAGTATTTGATCCTGTTAACGGCACTGTAACAGCGGGTACTTCATCTGCATTATCAGATGGTGCTTCTGCAATGTTACTTATGTCTGCAGACAAAGCGAAAGAACTGGGTCTTAAGCCTCGTGCTCGCGTTGTATCTATGGCTGTAGCTGGTTGTGATCCATCAATCATGGGTTACGGCCCTGTACCAGCAACGAAGAAAGCGCTTAAACGTGCAGGTCTAACAATTGATGATATCGATGTATTCGAATTAAACGAAGCATTCGCAGCGCAGTCTTTACCTTGTGTAAAAGACTTAGGCTTAGAAGATGTTGTTGATACTAAGATTAACCTTAACGGTGGTGCTATCTCACTAGGTCACCCACTGGGTTGCTCTGGTTCACGTATCTCGACTACGTTAGTGAACGAACTTGAAGTGCAAGGCGGCAGATATGGTCTAGCGACTATGTGTATCGGTCTTGGTCAAGGTATCGCGACAGTATTTGAGCGTATCGAAGACTAA
- the fadB gene encoding fatty acid oxidation complex subunit alpha FadB, with protein sequence MIYQAEQLSVTLLEDGIAELKYDAKGPVNKFDQATLQALTEAVKVLQTNSDIKGLIQTSGKGAFIVGADITEFLDLFKLPDAELLGWLEQANAVFNAIEDLPYPTISAVNGHALGGGCEAILATDFRVADTTARIGLPETKLGIMPGFGGTVRLPRLIGADNAVEWITTGKDYKAPAALKFGTVDAVVAPEKLRDAALSMIKDAIAGKLDWQSRRAQKQAPLGLNKIEATMSFSTALGMVYAKAGKHYPAPTAAVKAVEAAARMDRTGALGVEAATFIKLAKTDAAQALVGLFLSDQALKAGAKKAAKAGKATNKAAVLGAGIMGGGIAYQSAVKGTPVIMKDINDAALDLGMATASGLLTTQLKRGRIDGTKLAKVISSITPTLSYNSVDEADIIVEAVVENPKIKAAVLAELEDNVSADTVITSNTSTIPINVLAKSLKRPEQFCGMHFFNPVHKMPLVEIIRGEKSSDETIATTVAYAAKMGKTPIVVNDCPGFFVNRVLFPYFFGFSKLIADGADFVAVDKVMEKQFGWPMGPAYLLDVVGIDTGHHAAAVMADGFPERMAKTGKDSIDVMFEATRYGQKNGVGFYSYAKDRRGRVQKTPDAKSYELLAEVASEKADFTKDEIIARCMIPMINEVVRCLEEGIVATPGDADMALIYGIGFPPFRGGVFRYLDTMGLDKYIELADSLADLGPLYQVTDGLRQRAADGKTFY encoded by the coding sequence ATGATTTACCAAGCCGAACAACTCTCGGTCACTCTATTAGAAGATGGCATCGCAGAATTAAAATATGACGCGAAAGGCCCTGTTAATAAATTTGATCAAGCAACATTACAAGCATTAACTGAAGCTGTAAAAGTATTACAGACTAATTCAGATATTAAAGGACTAATTCAAACATCAGGCAAAGGTGCGTTCATCGTTGGCGCTGATATCACTGAATTCCTCGATCTATTTAAACTACCAGACGCTGAACTACTCGGTTGGTTGGAACAAGCAAATGCAGTATTCAATGCGATTGAAGACCTGCCATATCCAACTATTTCGGCAGTTAACGGTCATGCACTTGGCGGTGGTTGTGAAGCAATTCTTGCTACGGATTTCCGTGTAGCAGACACAACAGCACGTATCGGCTTACCTGAAACTAAATTAGGTATCATGCCTGGTTTTGGTGGCACAGTACGTTTACCACGTCTAATCGGTGCAGATAATGCAGTTGAATGGATCACAACAGGTAAAGATTATAAAGCACCTGCAGCCCTCAAATTTGGCACTGTAGATGCAGTTGTAGCACCAGAAAAATTACGTGATGCAGCACTCTCTATGATTAAAGATGCGATTGCAGGCAAACTAGATTGGCAATCACGTCGCGCGCAAAAACAAGCGCCACTAGGTCTAAACAAAATTGAAGCGACAATGAGCTTCTCGACTGCACTTGGTATGGTATATGCGAAAGCAGGTAAACATTACCCAGCACCAACCGCAGCAGTGAAAGCTGTTGAAGCAGCAGCAAGAATGGATCGTACTGGTGCACTTGGTGTTGAAGCAGCAACCTTCATTAAACTTGCGAAAACAGATGCAGCACAAGCATTAGTTGGCTTATTCTTGAGCGACCAAGCATTAAAAGCGGGCGCAAAGAAAGCAGCAAAAGCAGGTAAAGCAACAAATAAGGCCGCTGTACTTGGCGCTGGTATTATGGGTGGCGGTATCGCTTACCAATCAGCAGTTAAAGGCACGCCAGTGATCATGAAAGATATCAACGATGCTGCATTAGATCTTGGTATGGCAACGGCATCTGGTTTATTAACAACGCAACTTAAACGTGGTCGTATTGACGGTACCAAACTTGCGAAAGTTATTTCTTCAATCACCCCAACGCTAAGCTATAACTCAGTTGATGAAGCTGACATTATTGTTGAAGCGGTTGTTGAAAATCCAAAAATTAAAGCGGCTGTACTGGCTGAATTAGAAGATAACGTGAGTGCTGACACTGTCATTACTTCGAACACATCTACTATCCCAATTAATGTACTTGCGAAGAGTCTAAAACGCCCAGAACAATTCTGTGGTATGCACTTCTTCAATCCAGTACACAAAATGCCATTAGTTGAAATCATCCGAGGTGAGAAATCATCAGATGAAACAATTGCAACGACTGTTGCATATGCAGCTAAAATGGGTAAAACGCCTATCGTTGTAAACGACTGCCCAGGTTTCTTCGTAAACCGCGTATTGTTCCCTTACTTCTTCGGTTTCTCAAAACTAATCGCTGATGGTGCTGATTTTGTGGCTGTTGATAAAGTAATGGAAAAACAATTCGGTTGGCCAATGGGTCCTGCATACTTACTTGATGTTGTAGGTATTGATACAGGTCATCATGCAGCAGCTGTAATGGCAGATGGTTTCCCTGAACGTATGGCGAAAACAGGCAAAGATTCTATCGATGTGATGTTTGAAGCAACACGTTATGGCCAGAAAAATGGTGTTGGTTTCTATTCTTATGCAAAAGACCGTCGTGGTCGCGTACAGAAAACACCAGATGCGAAAAGCTATGAACTACTTGCTGAAGTAGCGAGCGAAAAAGCTGATTTTACTAAAGATGAAATCATCGCTCGTTGTATGATCCCAATGATTAACGAAGTTGTTCGTTGTCTTGAAGAAGGTATTGTTGCTACACCAGGTGATGCTGATATGGCACTTATCTATGGTATTGGCTTCCCTCCATTCCGTGGTGGTGTGTTCCGTTACCTAGATACTATGGGTCTGGATAAATACATTGAATTAGCTGATTCACTTGCTGATTTAGGACCACTTTACCAAGTAACTGATGGCTTGCGTCAACGCGCAGCTGACGGCAAAACTTTTTACTAA
- a CDS encoding YigZ family protein codes for MTATSPYFVLEQAYEYTEEIKKSRFITYLTPTKGRQAAEQFVRDIKAKHPDARHHCWAFVAGRPSDGQQYGFSDDGEPSGTAGKPILNCLLGSNIGEMTAVVVRYYGGIKLGTGGLVRAYAGGVQQILKLVEPIECLIYVELNLTCDYAQIAAIESLFSVYNGKLNHAEYGAQVVMQLDVDARHTQAFITAVKNKTNGQVNVTVVD; via the coding sequence ATGACAGCGACTAGCCCTTATTTTGTTTTAGAACAGGCTTATGAATATACCGAAGAAATAAAAAAGAGCCGTTTTATTACTTATCTTACACCAACGAAAGGGCGGCAAGCAGCCGAGCAGTTTGTGCGAGATATTAAAGCAAAACACCCTGATGCACGTCATCACTGCTGGGCATTTGTTGCTGGTAGACCAAGTGATGGACAGCAATATGGGTTTAGTGATGATGGTGAACCTTCAGGTACAGCAGGTAAACCTATCCTTAATTGTTTATTGGGAAGTAATATAGGTGAAATGACAGCCGTGGTTGTACGCTATTATGGCGGCATCAAATTAGGTACCGGTGGATTAGTGCGTGCTTATGCTGGCGGTGTACAACAAATATTAAAATTAGTCGAACCGATAGAATGCCTTATATATGTAGAACTGAACTTAACATGTGATTATGCCCAAATAGCTGCAATAGAGAGTTTATTTTCAGTATATAATGGTAAATTAAACCATGCCGAATATGGTGCACAAGTCGTCATGCAGCTTGATGTTGATGCAAGGCATACTCAAGCCTTTATAACAGCTGTTAAAAATAAAACCAATGGCCAAGTTAATGTCACTGTGGTCGATTAA
- a CDS encoding TrkH family potassium uptake protein: protein MQFRAILRIVGILVTLFSVTMIFPALIAAIYKDGGGLVFINSFVFCIVLGSILWYKNRNYKKELKAKDGFLIVVLFWTVLGSIGALPFILSEEPNLSVAGAFFESFSGLTTTGATVIVGLDELPKALLFYRQFLQWLGGMGIIVLAVAVLPVLGIGGMQLYRAETPGPVKDSKMTPRIAETAKALWYIYLCLTVVCAMAFWLAGMTMFDAISHSFSTIAIGGFSTHDSSMGHFDSPVINLITVVFLIIAGINFSLHFAAFSIKGFKPGSYFQDIELRAFLFVQLALVAICFFILLSKGVYDSPEMALDKALFQAVSISTTAGFTTTSFQDWPLFLPVLLVFSSFIGGCAGSTGGGMKVVRILLLYLQGMREMKRLVHPRAVYKIKLGKKVLPDRVIDAVWGFFSAYALVFVICMLALIATGMDELSAFSAVVATLNNLGPGLGQVAVHFGDVNDSAKWILVVAMLFGRLEVFTLLILFTPAFWRS from the coding sequence ATGCAATTCAGGGCAATTTTAAGAATTGTAGGGATATTGGTTACTCTTTTTAGTGTAACCATGATATTCCCCGCACTGATCGCGGCAATATACAAGGATGGTGGTGGTCTTGTTTTCATTAACTCCTTTGTTTTCTGCATCGTATTAGGCAGTATCCTATGGTACAAAAACCGTAATTATAAAAAAGAATTAAAAGCCAAAGATGGTTTTTTAATTGTGGTTTTATTTTGGACGGTTCTAGGCAGTATTGGTGCATTACCTTTTATCCTTTCAGAAGAACCAAATTTGAGTGTTGCAGGGGCTTTCTTTGAATCCTTCTCGGGTTTAACCACAACCGGTGCAACCGTTATTGTTGGCTTGGACGAATTACCTAAAGCGTTATTGTTTTATCGCCAGTTTCTACAGTGGTTAGGCGGAATGGGGATCATTGTTCTTGCTGTTGCTGTTCTGCCTGTATTAGGTATTGGTGGTATGCAGTTGTACCGAGCTGAAACACCTGGACCAGTGAAAGATTCGAAGATGACACCGCGCATAGCCGAAACCGCGAAAGCGCTTTGGTATATTTATTTATGTCTTACCGTTGTCTGTGCCATGGCGTTTTGGTTGGCAGGGATGACGATGTTTGATGCGATATCACATAGTTTTTCTACCATCGCGATTGGTGGTTTTTCTACCCACGATAGTAGTATGGGGCATTTTGATAGCCCGGTGATAAACCTGATCACTGTGGTGTTCTTAATTATTGCGGGGATTAACTTCTCGTTACACTTCGCCGCCTTTTCAATTAAAGGGTTTAAACCGGGCTCTTATTTTCAGGATATTGAATTACGCGCCTTTTTATTCGTACAGTTAGCACTGGTTGCAATTTGTTTCTTTATACTATTATCCAAAGGTGTATACGATTCTCCAGAGATGGCATTAGATAAAGCGTTATTCCAAGCTGTATCTATTTCAACCACTGCAGGTTTTACGACGACGAGTTTTCAAGATTGGCCATTATTTTTACCGGTGCTATTAGTGTTTTCGAGCTTTATTGGTGGCTGTGCTGGTTCTACTGGTGGTGGTATGAAGGTTGTGCGTATCTTATTGCTTTACTTACAAGGTATGCGTGAAATGAAACGTTTAGTGCATCCGCGTGCAGTCTATAAGATTAAGTTAGGCAAGAAAGTATTACCCGATCGTGTTATCGATGCCGTTTGGGGGTTCTTTTCAGCATACGCCTTAGTATTTGTTATTTGTATGCTGGCTTTGATCGCAACTGGGATGGATGAATTATCGGCATTTTCAGCTGTAGTGGCAACGTTAAATAACTTAGGGCCGGGACTTGGCCAAGTCGCGGTGCATTTTGGAGACGTGAATGACAGTGCTAAATGGATCTTGGTAG